The Colius striatus isolate bColStr4 chromosome Z, bColStr4.1.hap1, whole genome shotgun sequence DNA window AACTGCCTTTGGCACCTACCTGTGCTGCAGCTATGGCTACTTCCTTCATACAGAGCTCTTCTTCTACCTATGGTGGTGGCTTTGGTGCGggtggaagcagcagctctcgCCTTTCCTCAGTCCGCACAGGAGGAACCTGCCGAGCTCCAAGCATACATGGAGGATCTGGTGGCAGGGGTGTCTCCATCTCTTCAGCTAGGTATGTCTCCTCTGTAGGAGGTGGATATGGTGGTGGCTTGTCTTCTGGTTTTGGTGGTGGTTATGGAGGAGGCTACAGTAGCTTTGGCGGTGGTGCAGCCTGTGGCTTTGGTGGAGGGGCTGGCTTTGGTGGAGGCGCTGGCTTTGGTGGAGGTTTTGAACTTGGTGGTGGCTTTGGTGGTGGTGATGGCCTTCTCTCTGGAAATGAAAAGATAACCATGCAGAATCTGAATGATCGTCTGGCCTCGTACCTGGACAAGGTACgagcactggaagaggcaaATTCTGATTTAGAAGTTAAAATCCGAGACTGGTATCAGAAGCAGGCTCCTACCAGCCCAGCCCGGGACTACAGTCATTATTACAAGACCATTGAAGATCTCCGAGACAAGGTACGATGTTTGTATATAGAGGAGTCATAAGAATGCATTAGGATTTTGGAACTGCATATTCTACTTCTTTGAAATAAGCTAAAATAAATACTGAGTTTCCCAACCCCAAATCTGTTGTGGTCATGAGCATTCTGGCAGAAAACGGCACATTCTGCTCAGTTTGAAAACTAAACATGTTATCCTGAAAATGTGATGCTTGTCCAAATTAAAATGTTAGCTACCAGTTAGCAAAACGTGGCCAAATATGTTTATAATCATCAATATGTTTACTCAGTAACAAAATAGTAAAGAATCAGACAAATAGGTCTCCAAGTCTGAAAAAAGATGTAGTTCTCTTAGCTGCAGATAGGACCAGATGTCCCACAAATGCATCTTCTAATTGTGTTTCTAGTTTGGGTTACTCAAAGGTATCTCAACTCTGTTTTACTTATggattgtggaaaaaaagcTTAACCTGTTTGGTTTGTCTCTAGAAAAGCTGCCAGAACTACAGTGTGATCAAAGGGCAACACAATACTTTGGAGTGGCTATTGCAATCCAAAAAGTGTGTTCCTCCAGTGACAACTGGAGGTTCCTTGTTTCCTCCCCTCTTTGATGGTTTACAGCCTCAGTAACTCTATGTGCTCAGGATCATGATATTTCACTCTTATTCACAGAaatcttttttgtgtgtgtgtttaattGCCAGATCCTTGCAGCTACTATTGACAATTCCAGGGTCATTTTGGAGATCGACAATGCCAGGCTGGCTGCGGATGACTTCAGACTGAAGTAAGTTTACCTGGAGCACACTTGTATTCTCTCTCCTCATCTCTGTCTCTCAAAACACCACAGATAGGCACCTTCCCTTGATAACTTCTGATCCCAGCCAAAGAATCAATGTGATGATCAATTCAGAATATAAAGCTGATAGGACACAATATCCAGATCACTGAGCTGTTCACCTAATAAGTAATAGTTCATATCTGAATTTTTAATGATGCTCTTAACTACTTTCACTAACCTAAATCATGGGAGAGCAGGAAGATGGGAATAGGTTAAAAGGAATAGAGTAGTGTGAAAAGatcactgctcagctgcagtGGTTCCCTCTCTTGGGGTCTGGCTTATTCAGCTCATGGACTTAGCAGTACACCAGACACTGCGGAAAGGATGACAAAGCTACTTGCAAAACAGATTTACCTCACAGTGATGTGCCTACAGGTTTATATTTTCATATTCTCTAGTGTTCTAGACAGACCTGGGcactctctgctttcctttgcagcaAATATGAGACTGCAAATGGACTGTCTACTTTTCTACTGATGCCAATAGTCGTTATTAGGTTCTGCAAAGTGAAATGTCACTTAATCCCCAAGAATAAAATCATATGGGAATTTGTGCACTTTTTATATGtacttttttatatatatgtacttTTCATAGTTGGATGTTGGAAAAATAATCTTTCCTCACTTTACACTTCTTTTCACTACGTGTGTTTTCATTTACAGCCCACTGTTCCTCCCACGTTCAGTTTAAAATTTCGTTGGTTTATAGCTCTATTGAATGCCAACTCGCAGATATTCCAGtgctcatttcttttttaaactgcagATATGAGAATGAGTTGTTCCTGCGCCAGAGTGTAGAGTCTGACATCAACGGCCTGCGCAGGGTCCTGGATGAGCTGACTCTGTCCAGAGCTGACCTGGAGATGCAGATTGAAAACTTAAAGGAGGAGCTGGCCTACCTCAAGAAGAACCATGAGGAGGTGAGAGTCCATAACAGAGCAAAGAAACAATTACTTGTCTTTGGAATTTTTGCCTCTCGGGTAGGGTGGGGTAAATagaaacacatacacacacacacacagagaaagaacGACAACATTACAGtgtaagaagaagaaaagtgtcatattaaaataattcaaaggGTTTCCTGAGAAGTGCTTCTCTG harbors:
- the LOC104549972 gene encoding keratin, type I cytoskeletal 15 isoform X1, with amino-acid sequence MATSFIQSSSSTYGGGFGAGGSSSSRLSSVRTGGTCRAPSIHGGSGGRGVSISSARYVSSVGGGYGGGLSSGFGGGYGGGYSSFGGGAACGFGGGAGFGGGAGFGGGFELGGGFGGGDGLLSGNEKITMQNLNDRLASYLDKVRALEEANSDLEVKIRDWYQKQAPTSPARDYSHYYKTIEDLRDKILAATIDNSRVILEIDNARLAADDFRLKYENELFLRQSVESDINGLRRVLDELTLSRADLEMQIENLKEELAYLKKNHEEEMKEYSNQLSGTVNVEMDAAPGIDLTRILAEMREQYEALAEKNRKDAEAWFFTQTDELNREVATHTQQIQTSKSEITELRRTVQSLEIELQSQLSMKAGLEANLRDTEGRYCAQLAQIQALITSVEEQLSELRCDMERQNQEYRMLMDIKSRLEQEIATYRQLLEGQDAHSCSLFSSGRCSSKQIFQTAEKQHHNLLEKEKPSNTNYVFS
- the LOC104549972 gene encoding keratin, type I cytoskeletal 15 isoform X2, giving the protein MATSFIQSSSSTYGGGFGAGGSSSSRLSSVRTGGTCRAPSIHGGSGGRGVSISSARYVSSVGGGYGGGLSSGFGGGYGGGYSSFGGGAACGFGGGAGFGGGAGFGGGFELGGGFGGGDGLLSGNEKITMQNLNDRLASYLDKVRALEEANSDLEVKIRDWYQKQAPTSPARDYSHYYKTIEDLRDKILAATIDNSRVILEIDNARLAADDFRLKYENELFLRQSVESDINGLRRVLDELTLSRADLEMQIENLKEELAYLKKNHEEEMKEYSNQLSGTVNVEMDAAPGIDLTRILAEMREQYEALAEKNRKDAEAWFFTQTDELNREVATHTQQIQTSKSEITELRRTVQSLEIELQSQLSMKAGLEANLRDTEGRYCAQLAQIQALITSVEEQLSELRCDMERQNQEYRMLMDIKSRLEQEIATYRQLLEGQDAQLSGVNPKDAHLSLGRVRGSLEDDAKSGSTRERRFQ